DNA sequence from the Odontesthes bonariensis isolate fOdoBon6 chromosome 18, fOdoBon6.hap1, whole genome shotgun sequence genome:
TCCCACACAGGTAGACCACCTCACAAAGGGTGAGGGACATACACACGAAGCTCGTCACCACCATGAAGATGGTGAATATTTTCTTCTCTGTTGGCCTGAGAAGCAGATTGTCAAAGATTAGACAGTGAGATTTCTGTATTTTACCATTCAGAACTTTGAATGCGAACACTTACCTTGCAATGTAGCAGTCCACTATATTGGGACACGGCTCCTCGCCACATTTCACTAATGGAGGGAAGAAAGCAGCCTCGTATACGTAGTACAAGAGGAAGACGAACACACCGTCCACTGTAATCTTGAACATCAAGCTGAAGAGGTACGTCCACCAGAGACCCCCCCGTTTCTTCCCCGTATTATCATACAGTTTCACGCAGTCCTCTCCGTGCTTCAGCCGGTGCTTGCGTTCTCTGTCTTTTCTGTAGGACACGTGAAGAGTCACGAGAAGGGAGGGACAAGTGACAAAGATCAGCTGGAGAGCCCAGAGCCTGGTGTAGGAGATTGGAAAGTAGTGGTCATAGCAGACATTGTGGCAACCAGGCTGGAGGGTGTTGCAGTCAAAGTCCTTCTGCTCGTCACCCCAAACCTTTTCACAGGCCACCAGAACGACCAACAGCCTAAAGATGAAGACGATGGCAAGCCAGATGCGGCCAAATGCTGTGGAATATTTGTTCACCCCGCTGAGGAGCCCCTCTAGGAAAGCCCAGTTCATGGTGTTGTTTTCAAATGTCTGGTTGGACCACCCTTAGAGGAAGAGAACCCTACCTGAAATGTAGCAAACACTGCTGAGTGCTGAAATAAATTAGGCTTGGACTGTCTCTGAAGTGAGCACGCCAAGCATAAAGGCTCTTTAATATTCTGCCTAATACTGCTTCCTTCTTGGCACAAGGTGAAAGGAGGAGGGATATTGAACAAAGTAAACAGAAACTCCCATTTCAGTTCCAATGAGTAGTGGAAGTGCTGATAGCAAACCCCTCTTCTGATAGATGAGTTACACAGTGAGAGATTGCTCCAAGACATTTTGAACCATGAAGGACACAACAAGTTAAATGTACCATACTTAAAGAAATACCTAATAAAGTAAAACATTATCTGCTGCTTTTGAAAAAATTTAAACAAGAATAGCATGACTCTTCACGTTGGTCTTTTCATATTTGAGCAACAGCTgaccagaggtgtcaagtaacgaagtacaaatacttcgttactgtacttaagtacactttttaggtatctgtactttactccattacttatttttttgcctacttctgacttctactcattacattttcacacaagtatctgtactttctattccttacattttcaaaacaaacagccttgttactcttggcttcagtttttttatctcttggcttcagtttaatgtttatgtatttcacgtcatgtgcgccatccaatacagatcagtggcgccatccacacctagtgagaacgagtgtaattggatgaatcatataaaGCAAACGCTCATCGGTTAGGCTATTTGTCAAATTTGTGCTGACTCCGTGCCATTTTCAGACCGTTTTAGGTGCTCTGTATGTAGTGTTAAAGAGCTCATTTTCGTTTCAGTTTTTGTCTTGACTGTCAGCTATGACAAAGGGGGAACGTGCGTGTGTATATCTTTTCTCTTTGAATTTTTCAGgcagtaagactttttttttttttttgatgggacgAACATGAATACCTCACGACCTACCTCTTGAATACTACCTCACgtgtaattgaattccaataaagtttgagaaagaacatgctccttgagtgactttgtctttgacagtaatggttttatgattgttgtcttgggccacatgtagaactaatcagttttcaaattaagcttgcaattcatacgtggcatctatttttttttttttttaaaggttactttatacttttatactttaagtaggttttggagcacatactttttcacttttacttgagtaaaaaggtcaagttgatacttcaacttttaccagtgtttttaaactgcagtatctatacttctacttaagtagcaaatgtgtgtacttttgacaccactgcagCTGACCAACTTGGCGAGCTATAGCTAGCAAAGCCACACAAAGGCAGGAAGAAGGAGCTTTACTCATGCAGGTAGGCAGGCACTTGCCTTTGGAAAGAGCTTTTCATGCTCAGTGAGCTATCTGTCTCCTGCCTCTCAACTTATTAGCTTCATATGTAGCTTTCATGTCAAACAGGATGACACAATCAAAAATACCAGTCCACCTCCACTCCATGATTATGAGGACAtattttgttgttattgggTTTCAGCTATTTAAGAAAAATGCTGCGATCGGAATACAGTTTCCAGATGGCATAAAGAGTTCAGTTTGTATTTTACGCCCTCTGAACAGTGGATCTCCTTGAAAGGTTCCAACTTAAAAGTGAGGCGGCCTGCTAATCGACCTGTCATTGGACAACATCTTGAGACAAAGTGAATAAAACTACATCAGCCAGTATCAGGTATTCCTTTGGGTTTAGATCACAGACTGTATAATGCGGTCTGACATAGTCTGAACTCATCTGTGTGAGGCTGGAAAATCTAATCTGTGCATATTAGATTACTCAGATGATATTGACTCTGATAGCACAGggctatagaaaaaaaaaaggggaacaaAAAGGCAACAATGGATTAGGATAGGTACCGAGGCTTAAGGTAACTGAGCCTCAGGCTGAGTGCAGGCTGAATGAATAAAGAGGTGCTATGTTCAGCCCATTCTGGacttaccaagaaaaaaaaaagaaaaaaatgtcaattTCTTTGCTTTCCAGGCTGTTTCTTTTGGGGTTCTCACTGTGATATCATCCAGCTATTCTTATAGTTACTATTACATATCTCTTTGTCATTATTACTTAGTTATTTATTGTAAAGGAGCTGTGgctgaaaagaataaaaagaagatTTTTTGGGGGGACCGGAGACTTATTTGGACAAAACTAAGTCTCTGGCTTGACTTGCAAGTTATTTTTAGCTCCTACaaatctctttttttgtttttttctgtttgcatgTCCAAACTGATGACCGCTCCTTCTTGACagatttataataaaatgtcatcatactTCCTTTCATGCCCTCACATACACTTTTAGgttaaaaggggaaaaaaagtgtttctgGACAGGATTTATGGATTGAGGTCCTGTCCACCACTAACGCCAGAAAATTTGCAGAACAAACTCTCATCCACGTGCAAATGGAGATTTTAGccagaaaaactttttttaatttctttttttattctgtcCTTAGTGTATCTTTGTGTAGGCTACTCGACAAAAACGGTTTCGGGCATCTCCAGCTACTTCATCAAAGCCCAGTTGATTTTTGTAGCTTGCACTTAAACTATAACGACAATCTTTTGCCTGTAcatcttttttccccctgataTTTGAGTGTACAGTGTCAGATAGCTGAATCGAGACGAACTCCCTCCACGCATTGTCTGCGTGTTTTCATAATTACATTTCCACATATATTGTCTCAAATGTTTATTTAGCTTAATGCTAGCACATATTCAACAAGTTTTACATGAGTACAGTACAACCGGAAATCATAATTCCAGCTGCCTCCACAGTAGTGTCGGTTGAGGGGTCACAAACTGAGCCAGACTACACATATTTGCATACACTATTTCCCCACTGCATAGCTGAATGATAATATGACCCTGCATTGTTCGCCCCCTGCGCGGTAGTCAACCGTCAGCTTCGGACCGGGGAAATACTTTCTTCAGCAGGGTCGGGTGGACAGACACTTTCTGGACAGTTTTCACCATCTCCCCGGTCCGTTCAGTCAGCTGTAGCCGTCTCTCCACAGCAACGAGAGGTAAGAGAGGTGCTTCGCCGTGGGACAATCCGGTGCTAGCCACTGGCTAAGTTAGCTAGCTAGTGAGCTAAGTCGTTAGAAGCTGGCTGCGTCCCAGCTCCTCGACGTAACGCtactatttttttgtttgcagcCCAATACAAATGAAAAGATATACATTTGAAAACTTAGCAGTCCATTTAAAGTATGATGATTGTTACACTTAGATTCCAAAGTCTAAGTTTTAGGCAACTAGATAGCCGATTAAAGTAGGTGTCAAGTTGGCCTGATTTATTTAGTACTACTTCATATGttcttcaaaacaaaagcacagtaCCATACTTTTCAATAACGGAATGCTTAATAGGTATAGCAGATGTAGCTTTCTGTGAACAAGTGCCAAATTAATTAGTTTGAATTACGGCTCCCTAAAAAATCCATTTTTACATATAGCTTTCTATCaacaaattacatttaaaaGTAATACATTTCAGCCGAGTCTGCCCAATAGATTattaatatgtgtgtgtgtattttatttatttctacgTAAACTTTACGTGGGGGTaagatatatatacatatatatatatatttattttgaaagagtATACACATTACTTCCGCTTTCTAGTCTTGAACTGGCTAACAAGACGGCAGGGCAACTATCGATGGGAGGCTTTTGCTCAAGGGAACCAACCAGAGTTGACGGCGCTAGCTTAGCTAACACAGCCTGCTAGCGAGTCATCCGCTTTTGAAGGTTTGCCAGTATGCTAATAGGGGGCAGTTTAACCGCAACACACTGCAGTAACTCTCCTGTCTGACTCCAGCCGAGCTGAACTCCGCGGAGCCATGCGACAGTGGTGTGTCCCCACTGCGACCCCACGCGCTGAACCCCTCCCGGGGCGCCTCTCCGTGTCACCCCCTCCATCAGGTAAGTCAAAGACGGGACAACGTTGTACTTTTTCAATCCAAAGTTGGCTCCACCGCTGGGTTCTGAACCTTACAGTCTTGCGGAGCAACATCCCAAAGTGTCAGTAAGGTGACTTAAGTGTCTGCAAACTGCCCCGTAAACATAATTTGGTGGAAAAATCAAGCAACTTTAACTTTGTTTTGGTGGTAAAGTACGTGTCTGACAGTGTCTGATTTGCAGTGTCTTTAAATGTTTGCATCTTTCGGGAAATTCGACATGGGTAAGATGGTATTAcaccagctttaaaaaaaaaaaaaaagagagagaaagagagaaagaaaagcaatCAGCTCTCTGTTTATTGTGATTGAAAATGTGTACTTTGGTTACGATATCTGACAGTGAAAAATCGTATAATTCTAGTTATGCAAAACTGAAGACTGGAAACACATCGTTCAAGATAATTAGTAATGAAGTATTTAATATGATCTCAAATAGCTTGATAAATTGGTTTAATGTGATCCTCGTTGCAACTTTGCAGGACAGGCAGGTAGAATAATTAAAAAGAGAGATAGCCTGGTTTGAGGTGGGGAGGTGTTGATGATGTTAGGTTGAATGCTGGGGTGATCTTACTTTAATTCCACCCTGGACAAATAGACCAAGGTTAGCCCCATGTGTCTGTGCCAAGTGTTTGAAAGGTTGCCAGAACTTTGAATGACCCACAGGTTCTTCAGAGGAGAATGCAGCCGGTTCTTTCCTCCTCAGTGCAATTCTATGGATGAGTACTGTTTACTGAGAGATAGTTGTTGTTAACGCCAGAAAGTAATTTAGTCCGATTTGCATTTAAAGTATTGTGTTCCAGATAAGTGGCAATCTACAAAGAACTTTGTAGTGTTTGAATTCAGTTTGAGTGGGGCTTTTTTAGAATATATTTCATCTATTAATAATCCTTTTATCCTTTATCGGTTTGTCCTGAGAAAGCCTGCACAGTGCTCTCTAAATTTAATATTGAGTAGAGATAAATATAGCAGCGTACGTCTTGGTAATACTTTGTGAAGTCTTGTGGTGCTGATTATCTGGTGGGAAATCAACTCAGCCGTGCAGCTTTAGTATTTCATTTTAATTGCCGGCCTCGGATTCTCTTTGACAAACTCTGCCTGTACACCCCCCCACATGTTGTGTTTGCAGATCCAAGGATGGAGTGCTGCGAGGTGGAGCCACGTTACACCATCGAACAGATCGACCTCCTGCAGCGACTGCGTCTCTCTGGCATGTCCAAACCTCAGATCATCCACgctttggagtccctggagagGCTCGACCCGGACCACCGCCCCACGCATTGTGACTCTCACCCCGCCCCGTCCAACAACACTCCCGCCACAGCCGCTCCGGCCCCGTCATCAtcgtcttcatcctcctcctcgctCTCCCTGGCCTCCGCTACCACGCAGACCTCCGGCCTGGACGGCGCTGCGCTGTCGCCCAGCAACAGCTACGAGGCCTCGCCTCCGCCCCTCTATCCTCCGAGTGTGGCAGTTCAGCGATCGTTCAGCTATGACATGATGGCGGAGGAGGACTGGGACCTGGAGGAAAAGGTGGAGGAGTACATGAGGTGAGGAAGTTGTGGTTGCATCATTATAtatctatggagggtgagctacctgcgctaccagagcggattccagcgattaaactcaagctaactttatggtaatgagctatgacgcgtttcggcgaaaaccaatgacaatccacagattgtaggggtccgacaatccgcggggttcccggaaacagacgtgtaaactttagttcctatccaaacaatattcgtttaatcctgagactgttgcaattgccgtgtcgagtgcttcaatacaatagtgtagtaaccccacgcatacctttctcactgcaattaagttttatttctgatttatttcgaatttagtttattttcacagctgcctctgctattcctgctcttctcaggtgtacctaatgtagttttacatcatttgtaacgtgatgtatatcttgtataacaaattgtgaataacaacacgtttattcgtgtccctgccctctctttcctcgtgttttttttcgcgggggtgctgcacagccgcggggcctttaagaattgaacattctaaatgtgacgctACCAAAGCTatcaaagcaaattctcaagcgaagcttctccagcttggtgtacacgcagcataagcGTTATCACAGATGCCGGAGAGATGAACTAGCGCTGCATGAGGATGAGTTGGATGATGAAAGAGAGACTATTATAACATCAGATAATGACAGCTGCTGTCCCCAGAGGTGCAGGCTTATTCTCCAGAATTGTAGTCGAGTTAATTCAGGTCAGGTGTTTGGGGATGGCTGAAAAAAGAGAAGCATCAGTGAATAAGGTTAGTGGGAGCAAGGGCTGGTGTTTTAACCACCGCGCAATGGTTCTTATGCCATTATCAGCTTTTATGTCTTTTACAGGAGAGACAGCAACCTGGTGAAAGAAGAGATCAAAACTTTCCTCAACAACCGCAGGATCTCTCAGGCGATCGTAGGCCAAGTTACAGGTACTCCTCT
Encoded proteins:
- the LOC142368207 gene encoding gap junction beta-4 protein-like, which codes for MNWAFLEGLLSGVNKYSTAFGRIWLAIVFIFRLLVVLVACEKVWGDEQKDFDCNTLQPGCHNVCYDHYFPISYTRLWALQLIFVTCPSLLVTLHVSYRKDRERKHRLKHGEDCVKLYDNTGKKRGGLWWTYLFSLMFKITVDGVFVFLLYYVYEAAFFPPLVKCGEEPCPNIVDCYIARPTEKKIFTIFMVVTSFVCMSLTLCEVVYLCGKRFSECCGGGPRPMRETSFMMYRAPLTAKENSAYDKPVVEDMVVNSNDEKGKPSSAPPYSIVTQ